One stretch of Saccharopolyspora erythraea DNA includes these proteins:
- a CDS encoding class I SAM-dependent methyltransferase has translation MDDTWAGLADQFADEAYASVKGRVRTYVLHQQLLEHLPPPPAPVLDVGGGAGHQSFPLAQAGYDVTLLDPSSAMLDKARHRLQRLSGEARRRVTLLEADGENAAEAVNGRRFATVLCHGVLGYQEQPEPLVDQLCRCAAPDGVVSIMAGNANAMAVRPALERRWDDALASFDARGEVGVLGVPTRADTVEELSALVRDRGVEPLRWYGVWLFVDWLDFSGAELDPGDSKEVAAAAAVELEAGRRDPYRRLSRVFHLVGRKVPS, from the coding sequence GTGGACGACACCTGGGCCGGTTTGGCCGACCAGTTCGCCGACGAGGCTTACGCCTCGGTGAAGGGGCGCGTGCGCACCTACGTGTTGCACCAGCAGCTGCTCGAGCATCTGCCGCCGCCTCCGGCGCCGGTGCTCGACGTCGGCGGCGGCGCGGGCCACCAGTCGTTTCCGCTGGCCCAGGCCGGCTACGACGTGACGTTGCTCGACCCGTCGTCGGCGATGCTGGACAAAGCCCGACACCGACTCCAGCGGCTGTCCGGTGAAGCCCGGCGACGGGTGACGCTCCTGGAGGCCGACGGCGAGAACGCCGCAGAGGCGGTGAACGGCCGGCGCTTCGCCACCGTGCTGTGCCACGGCGTGCTCGGCTACCAGGAGCAGCCGGAGCCGTTGGTCGACCAGCTTTGCCGGTGCGCTGCCCCCGACGGCGTGGTCTCGATCATGGCGGGCAACGCGAACGCGATGGCGGTGCGCCCGGCCCTGGAACGGCGGTGGGACGACGCTCTGGCGTCGTTCGACGCCCGCGGCGAGGTCGGGGTGCTGGGAGTGCCGACCCGAGCCGACACGGTGGAGGAGCTCAGCGCGCTCGTGCGGGACCGCGGCGTGGAGCCACTGCGCTGGTACGGGGTGTGGCTGTTCGTCGACTGGCTCGATTTCAGCGGAGCCGAGCTGGACCCGGGCGACTCGAAGGAGGTGGCGGCGGCCGCCGCGGTCGAACTCGAAGCCGGCAGGCGCGACCCCTACCGCCGGCTCAGCCGCGTCTTCCACCTCGTGGGGCGCAAAGTTCCGAGCTGA
- a CDS encoding helix-turn-helix transcriptional regulator — protein MASQQEISAWRPSVPGVTEVLHAHFTEHVYPMHVHDAWTLLVVDDGAVRYDLDHHERGTPGDTVSLLPPHVPHNGSAATSHGFRKRVLYLDTTLLDESFIGPAVDGPDLTDPVLRARVGQLHTALANRGDELEAESRLALVGQRLREHLRPSASIAGAVPGRGIAQDLRDILDERLLEGTTLAESASLLHAHPAHLVRAFSAAFGIAPHQYVTSRRVDLARRLLLDGRPPGEVATAAGFYDQSHLTRHFKRVLGIAPGQYARTGATLRGNRAG, from the coding sequence ATGGCGTCCCAGCAGGAAATCTCCGCGTGGCGCCCGTCGGTCCCGGGCGTCACGGAGGTTCTCCACGCCCACTTCACGGAGCACGTGTACCCCATGCACGTCCACGACGCCTGGACGCTGCTGGTCGTCGACGACGGGGCGGTCCGCTACGACCTGGACCACCACGAGCGCGGCACCCCGGGCGACACCGTCAGCCTGCTGCCCCCGCACGTCCCGCACAACGGCTCGGCTGCCACTTCCCACGGCTTCCGCAAGCGGGTGCTCTACCTCGACACGACGCTGCTGGACGAGAGCTTCATCGGGCCGGCGGTCGACGGTCCGGACCTCACCGATCCCGTGCTGCGCGCACGTGTCGGACAGCTGCACACCGCACTCGCCAACCGGGGAGACGAGCTCGAGGCGGAGAGCCGCCTGGCCCTCGTCGGCCAGCGGCTGCGCGAGCACCTGCGCCCCAGTGCGTCCATCGCCGGCGCGGTGCCTGGCCGCGGCATCGCACAGGATCTCCGCGACATCCTCGACGAGCGCCTCCTCGAAGGCACCACGTTGGCCGAGAGCGCGAGCCTGCTGCACGCCCACCCGGCGCACCTCGTACGCGCGTTCAGCGCCGCGTTCGGCATCGCACCCCACCAGTACGTGACGTCCCGCCGCGTCGACCTCGCCCGCCGGCTGCTCCTCGACGGACGACCCCCGGGCGAGGTGGCGACCGCGGCCGGCTTCTACGACCAGTCCCACCTCACCCGGCATTTCAAGCGGGTCCTGGGCATTGCCCCGGGCCAGTACGCCCGGACCGGGGCGACGCTTCGGGGCAACCGCGCGGGCTGA
- a CDS encoding class I SAM-dependent methyltransferase: MDHSKVDEFLGRFVTDLAATEAAGSVVIGHRLGLYRALAQAPATPDQFAERTGYDLRYLTEWLRGQAAGGYVGYDPATGEFSLSEEQAFCLADPNGPNLPAAFLVALGMLRAEPRITEAFRTGAGFGWHEHHEDVFVGCDAFYRAGYVAELVASWIPALEGVDAKLTAGARVADLGCGLGSTSVLIAQAYPRTTVVGSDYHAESIELARKQAARAGVTDRVTFEVSTAQSFTGGDFDLVTMFDCLHDMGDPLGAARQVRRALAPDGTWLLVEPNAADDVEDNFNPVGRLYYSGSTFLCVPNALSQPGGYALGAQAGESATRRVAADAGFTRFRRATQTPFNLVYEIRP, encoded by the coding sequence ATGGACCACAGCAAGGTCGACGAGTTCCTCGGGCGGTTCGTCACCGACCTGGCCGCGACGGAGGCCGCCGGCTCGGTCGTGATCGGTCACCGGCTCGGCCTCTACCGCGCGCTGGCGCAGGCCCCGGCGACGCCCGACCAGTTCGCCGAGCGGACCGGGTACGACCTGCGTTACCTCACCGAGTGGCTGCGCGGTCAGGCCGCCGGCGGCTACGTCGGCTACGACCCGGCGACCGGGGAGTTCTCGCTCAGCGAGGAACAGGCGTTCTGCCTGGCCGACCCGAACGGCCCGAACCTGCCCGCCGCGTTCCTCGTCGCGCTGGGCATGCTGCGCGCCGAACCCCGGATCACCGAAGCGTTCCGCACCGGTGCCGGGTTCGGCTGGCACGAGCACCACGAGGACGTCTTCGTCGGCTGCGACGCCTTCTACCGGGCCGGCTACGTGGCCGAGCTGGTCGCGAGCTGGATCCCGGCGCTGGAGGGGGTCGACGCGAAGCTCACCGCCGGTGCCCGGGTGGCCGACCTCGGCTGCGGACTCGGCTCCACCTCGGTGCTGATCGCCCAGGCATACCCGCGCACCACCGTCGTCGGCTCGGACTACCACGCCGAGTCGATCGAGCTGGCCCGCAAGCAGGCCGCCAGGGCCGGGGTCACCGACCGGGTCACCTTCGAGGTCTCCACCGCGCAGTCCTTCACCGGCGGCGACTTCGACCTGGTGACGATGTTCGACTGCCTGCACGACATGGGCGACCCGCTCGGTGCCGCCCGCCAGGTGCGGCGGGCGCTGGCACCGGACGGGACCTGGCTGCTGGTCGAGCCCAACGCCGCCGACGACGTGGAGGACAACTTCAACCCCGTCGGACGGCTGTACTACAGCGGCTCCACGTTCCTCTGCGTGCCCAACGCCCTTTCCCAGCCGGGCGGATACGCGCTCGGTGCCCAGGCCGGCGAGAGCGCGACCCGCCGAGTGGCCGCCGACGCCGGTTTCACCCGGTTCCGGCGCGCCACGCAGACCCCGTTCAACCTCGTCTACGAGATCAGGCCCTAA
- a CDS encoding DUF2000 domain-containing protein: MRTTQGTESQAGAGAENAPVRFDTKIAVLLRDDLESWQRLNVTAFAVSGLGTAAPEVIGEPYADADGTAYLPMFRQPVLVFAGTKEVLTTAHGRALSRSLPTAVFTSDLFGTGNDRDNRAAVRAVGTDRLDLVGMAVHGPRNAVDKVLKGARLHP; the protein is encoded by the coding sequence ATGAGAACGACGCAAGGGACTGAGAGCCAGGCCGGTGCAGGGGCGGAGAACGCGCCGGTTCGCTTCGACACGAAGATCGCCGTGCTGTTGCGCGACGACCTGGAGTCCTGGCAGCGGCTGAACGTGACCGCCTTCGCCGTCAGCGGCCTCGGCACCGCCGCACCCGAGGTGATCGGCGAGCCGTACGCCGACGCCGACGGCACCGCGTACCTGCCCATGTTCCGCCAGCCCGTGCTGGTCTTCGCGGGAACGAAGGAGGTGCTCACCACCGCGCACGGCCGTGCGCTGTCCCGCTCGTTGCCGACGGCCGTGTTCACCTCGGACCTGTTCGGCACCGGCAACGACCGGGACAACCGGGCAGCCGTGCGGGCGGTGGGCACCGACCGGCTCGACCTGGTGGGAATGGCCGTCCACGGGCCGCGCAACGCGGTGGACAAGGTCCTCAAAGGGGCGCGGTTGCACCCCTGA
- a CDS encoding Lrp/AsnC ligand binding domain-containing protein, producing the protein MDALDDADLDLIAALQLAPRVPLNVIADVLGSSATTVGRRLQQLQRRRLVRVISTVHWSLITSGNPYVVWIRCEPGRTEQVAAALQAVPEAQSILITTGDADIHCTIYPLAGTDARRLLSRDLPSIPGVASLHSELVLRPVRQGIDWRIGRLTTEQAAALSQHGLPGTGGEPRTVPPLSTTEFEVLRLLFDDGRISAAQVARELGLSRSTAYRVIQSLLDGGAARPRVEVEPAAVGFPVTALCAVKVQPRHIPSALDALSRHPSGRFTVMVAGSSALIHHGVFRGEDDLASFVTDELGALPGVRETAMSIALGVLRRQWIDREEDVLLGERRHDILARRTAGGPAEGTG; encoded by the coding sequence GTGGATGCTCTCGACGACGCCGACCTCGACCTGATCGCGGCACTGCAACTGGCCCCCCGGGTGCCGCTGAACGTCATCGCCGACGTGCTCGGCAGCTCGGCCACCACGGTGGGCAGGCGGCTGCAGCAGCTCCAGCGGCGGCGCCTCGTGCGGGTGATCTCCACGGTGCACTGGTCGCTGATCACCAGCGGCAACCCCTACGTGGTGTGGATCCGCTGCGAGCCCGGACGGACCGAGCAGGTCGCGGCCGCGCTGCAGGCCGTGCCGGAGGCGCAGTCGATCCTGATCACCACCGGGGACGCCGACATCCACTGCACCATCTACCCGCTCGCCGGCACCGACGCGAGGCGGTTGCTCTCGCGCGACCTGCCGAGCATTCCCGGCGTCGCGTCCCTGCACTCGGAGCTCGTGCTGCGCCCCGTCCGGCAGGGCATCGACTGGCGCATCGGACGGCTCACCACCGAGCAGGCGGCGGCGCTCTCCCAGCACGGGCTACCGGGCACCGGCGGCGAGCCGCGGACCGTCCCGCCGCTGAGCACCACCGAGTTCGAAGTCCTGCGACTGCTGTTCGACGACGGCCGGATCTCGGCGGCGCAGGTCGCCCGCGAGCTCGGCCTCAGCAGGTCGACCGCCTACCGCGTCATCCAGTCCCTGCTGGACGGCGGTGCCGCGAGACCGCGGGTCGAGGTCGAGCCCGCCGCGGTGGGCTTCCCGGTCACCGCGCTGTGCGCGGTCAAGGTCCAGCCGCGGCACATCCCGAGCGCGCTGGACGCGCTCTCCCGGCACCCCTCCGGCCGCTTCACCGTCATGGTGGCGGGCAGCTCCGCGCTCATCCACCACGGCGTGTTCCGCGGCGAGGACGATCTGGCGTCGTTCGTCACCGACGAGCTCGGCGCGCTACCCGGCGTGCGGGAGACGGCCATGTCCATCGCGCTGGGAGTGCTGCGCAGGCAGTGGATCGACCGCGAGGAGGACGTGCTGCTCGGCGAACGCCGGCACGACATCCTCGCTCGCCGCACGGCCGGTGGACCAGCCGAAGGCACCGGCTGA
- a CDS encoding Fpg/Nei family DNA glycosylase has protein sequence MPELPDVEGFRRVAAEAGRQRVRDVEVFDPQVVRGPVEQVRGRYLGEARRHGKWLVLPTSSRDGDDPPWLLVHFGMTGMLLRCPPGEDVHAHDRVVLHLTRDVLRYRDMRKLKGMRVVRRSEVDGFLGELGPDAAAVPLRDFRACVGRGRRTLKSALMDQSTVAGLGNLCVDEILWRARLDPKTPTTELDGDRWRSLHRTMRSVLRQAERAGRVPDRPSWLTGHRDDPGERCPRCSGTLRRGQVAGRTTVWCPACQRG, from the coding sequence ATGCCTGAGCTGCCCGATGTCGAGGGCTTCCGCCGAGTGGCCGCCGAGGCCGGGCGCCAGCGGGTGCGCGACGTGGAGGTGTTCGATCCGCAGGTGGTGCGCGGTCCCGTCGAACAGGTGCGAGGCCGATACCTGGGCGAGGCCCGCAGGCACGGGAAGTGGCTGGTGCTGCCGACCTCGTCGCGCGACGGGGACGATCCGCCGTGGCTGCTCGTGCACTTCGGCATGACCGGGATGCTGCTGCGCTGCCCGCCCGGCGAGGACGTCCACGCCCACGACCGCGTGGTGCTCCACCTCACCAGGGACGTCCTGCGCTACCGGGACATGCGCAAGCTCAAGGGCATGCGGGTCGTCCGGCGGTCCGAGGTGGACGGGTTCCTCGGCGAGCTCGGACCGGACGCGGCGGCGGTGCCCCTGCGGGACTTCCGCGCGTGCGTCGGCCGGGGCCGGCGCACGCTGAAGTCGGCGCTGATGGACCAGTCGACGGTGGCCGGGCTGGGCAACCTGTGCGTCGACGAGATCCTCTGGCGTGCCCGGCTGGACCCGAAGACGCCGACCACCGAGCTCGACGGCGACCGCTGGCGGTCCCTGCACCGGACGATGCGCTCGGTGCTGCGGCAGGCCGAGCGCGCGGGGCGGGTGCCGGACCGGCCGTCCTGGCTCACCGGGCACCGCGACGACCCGGGCGAACGCTGCCCGCGCTGTTCCGGGACGCTGCGCCGGGGGCAGGTGGCGGGGAGGACGACGGTGTGGTGCCCGGCGTGCCAGCGCGGTTGA
- a CDS encoding phosphodiester glycosidase family protein, with the protein MLGKCPGTALATGSLVLLLTSTASGSPAAQAEPEWTSRELAPGVEVRSGVFGAPSGDQRWTVTVRIPGGSGSGGSDPDAPATELGTEADAHALGRELTGAGFAPRVEQVAWPMFADTPRGALGWRVRVGEFGTKDQASAEASRIAAAGHQAAADWTGYDGESAGGPWRVHVAVVDPKRFGGRVQASHGQAVTGRETTSAMSSAANAVVGVNGGFFTMQDEDGIPGEPAGVGVYGGRLQSEATNGRVALRLGRSPKIEQLATAVSVRSGRAQRVVNGINRKPGIIRNCGQPGGVPTERPQHDVTCTNPDELVLLTPQLGGQAPAGEGVEAVLDAQYRVTALRPRGGPVPADGHVLQGIGNGATWLTDHARTGTPLVVDQQVRAGRSAVPLAGNDIVNGGPWLVRDGREYVDAATDGIVHPDDPSFVYGWGVRRQPRTMAGIDEAGRLLLVTVDGRQPDSSAGFTLLEAARFMRSLGAVDAMNLDGGGSTSFVVDGKLANSPSDPTGERAVGDALVVVPGR; encoded by the coding sequence TTGTTGGGGAAGTGCCCGGGCACCGCGCTCGCGACCGGCTCGCTCGTGCTCCTGCTGACGAGCACCGCATCGGGGTCTCCGGCCGCGCAGGCCGAGCCGGAGTGGACGAGCCGGGAACTCGCACCCGGCGTCGAGGTCCGCAGTGGTGTGTTCGGTGCTCCTTCCGGCGATCAGCGCTGGACCGTGACGGTCCGGATCCCTGGCGGCTCGGGGTCCGGTGGCTCGGACCCGGATGCCCCGGCGACGGAGCTGGGCACCGAGGCCGACGCCCACGCGCTCGGCCGGGAGCTGACCGGCGCCGGGTTCGCGCCCCGGGTGGAGCAGGTCGCCTGGCCGATGTTCGCCGACACACCGCGCGGCGCGCTGGGCTGGCGCGTGCGGGTGGGCGAGTTCGGCACCAAGGACCAGGCGAGCGCTGAAGCGAGCAGGATCGCGGCGGCCGGACACCAGGCGGCCGCGGACTGGACCGGCTACGACGGCGAGTCGGCCGGAGGCCCCTGGCGCGTGCACGTCGCGGTGGTGGATCCGAAGCGGTTCGGCGGCCGCGTGCAGGCTTCCCACGGGCAGGCCGTGACCGGCCGCGAGACCACCTCGGCGATGTCCTCGGCGGCCAACGCCGTGGTCGGCGTCAACGGCGGCTTCTTCACCATGCAGGACGAGGACGGCATCCCCGGCGAGCCCGCCGGCGTCGGCGTCTACGGCGGGCGGCTCCAGAGCGAGGCCACCAACGGCCGGGTGGCTCTTCGGCTGGGCCGGTCCCCGAAGATCGAGCAGCTCGCCACCGCCGTGTCGGTGCGTTCGGGCCGCGCGCAACGCGTGGTGAACGGGATCAACCGCAAACCCGGCATCATCCGCAACTGCGGACAGCCCGGGGGCGTGCCCACCGAGCGACCGCAGCACGACGTCACGTGCACCAACCCCGACGAGCTCGTACTGCTCACGCCGCAACTGGGCGGGCAGGCCCCGGCCGGCGAGGGCGTCGAGGCCGTGCTCGACGCCCAGTACCGGGTCACCGCCCTGCGCCCACGTGGCGGTCCGGTTCCAGCCGACGGCCATGTCCTGCAAGGGATCGGCAACGGCGCGACCTGGCTGACCGACCACGCCAGGACCGGCACCCCGCTCGTCGTCGACCAGCAGGTCCGCGCAGGCAGGAGCGCGGTTCCGCTGGCGGGCAACGACATCGTCAACGGCGGTCCGTGGTTGGTGCGCGACGGGCGGGAGTACGTGGACGCGGCCACCGACGGCATCGTGCATCCGGATGACCCCTCTTTCGTCTACGGGTGGGGAGTGCGGCGCCAGCCGCGCACCATGGCCGGCATCGACGAGGCGGGCCGCCTGCTGCTGGTCACCGTCGACGGGCGCCAGCCGGACAGCAGCGCGGGCTTCACCCTGCTGGAAGCGGCGCGCTTCATGCGTTCGCTGGGCGCCGTGGACGCGATGAACCTCGACGGCGGCGGCTCGACCTCGTTCGTCGTCGACGGAAAGCTGGCCAACTCCCCGTCCGACCCCACCGGCGAACGTGCCGTCGGAGACGCCCTGGTGGTCGTCCCCGGGCGCTGA